The following are encoded together in the Juglans microcarpa x Juglans regia isolate MS1-56 chromosome 2D, Jm3101_v1.0, whole genome shotgun sequence genome:
- the LOC121248211 gene encoding uncharacterized protein YwbO-like isoform X2 yields MSDSVGNNTEKKLIKIDISSDTVCPWCFMGKRNLDKAIAASKDQYDFQVRWHPFQLNPSAPKEGINKREYYRTKFGSQSESMEARMSEVFRSHGLDYNLSGLTGNTLESHRLMYFAAQQGLDKQHNLMEELSFGYFTQGKYIGDREFLVESAKKVGIEGAAEFLEDPNNGLKEVNEELQKYSENVTGVPYFVINGIQKLSGAQPLRFC; encoded by the exons ATGTCTGACTCAGTTGGAAACAATACTGAGAAAAAGCTTATAAAAATCGATATCAGCTCGGACACTGTGTGCCCATGGTGCTTCATGGGCAAAAGAAATCTTGACAAAGCTATAGCTGCATCTAAGGATCAATATGACTttcag GTTAGATGGCATCCATTTCAACTTAATCCTTCTGCCCCTAAAGAAGGCATCAACAAGAGAGAGTATTACCGTACAAAGTTTGGATCTCAATCTGAGAGTATGGAAGCTCGGATGTCAGAG GTTTTTAGGAGCCATGGACTGGATTACAACCTGTCGGGACTCAC GGGAAATACTCTAGAAAGCCACAGGCTTATGTATTTTGCTGCCCAACAGGGCCTTGATAAGCAACACAATCTTATGGAGGAGCTGTCCTTTGGCTACTTCACTCAGGGGAAATACATTGGTGACCG GGAATTTCTCGTGGAATCTGCAAAAAAGGTTGGGATAGAAGGTGCAGCAGAGTTTCTTGAAGACCCTAATAATGGGTTAAAAGag GTTAATGAGGAGCTCCAGAAGTACTCAGAAAACGTTACAGGAGTCCCATATTTTGTG ATTAATGGAATCCAGAAGCTGAGTGGTGCCCAACCCCTGAGGTTCTGCTGA
- the LOC121248211 gene encoding uncharacterized protein YwbO-like isoform X1 produces MNVFNIPTALRSVSLGKAPVSHLFQKACRYREIMSDSVGNNTEKKLIKIDISSDTVCPWCFMGKRNLDKAIAASKDQYDFQVRWHPFQLNPSAPKEGINKREYYRTKFGSQSESMEARMSEVFRSHGLDYNLSGLTGNTLESHRLMYFAAQQGLDKQHNLMEELSFGYFTQGKYIGDREFLVESAKKVGIEGAAEFLEDPNNGLKEVNEELQKYSENVTGVPYFVINGIQKLSGAQPLRFC; encoded by the exons ATGAACGTATTCAACATCCCAACTGCACTGCGTTCGGTGTCTCTAGGCAAAGCCCCAGTTTCTCACCTTTTCCAG AAAGCTTGCAGATACAGAGAGATCATGTCTGACTCAGTTGGAAACAATACTGAGAAAAAGCTTATAAAAATCGATATCAGCTCGGACACTGTGTGCCCATGGTGCTTCATGGGCAAAAGAAATCTTGACAAAGCTATAGCTGCATCTAAGGATCAATATGACTttcag GTTAGATGGCATCCATTTCAACTTAATCCTTCTGCCCCTAAAGAAGGCATCAACAAGAGAGAGTATTACCGTACAAAGTTTGGATCTCAATCTGAGAGTATGGAAGCTCGGATGTCAGAG GTTTTTAGGAGCCATGGACTGGATTACAACCTGTCGGGACTCAC GGGAAATACTCTAGAAAGCCACAGGCTTATGTATTTTGCTGCCCAACAGGGCCTTGATAAGCAACACAATCTTATGGAGGAGCTGTCCTTTGGCTACTTCACTCAGGGGAAATACATTGGTGACCG GGAATTTCTCGTGGAATCTGCAAAAAAGGTTGGGATAGAAGGTGCAGCAGAGTTTCTTGAAGACCCTAATAATGGGTTAAAAGag GTTAATGAGGAGCTCCAGAAGTACTCAGAAAACGTTACAGGAGTCCCATATTTTGTG ATTAATGGAATCCAGAAGCTGAGTGGTGCCCAACCCCTGAGGTTCTGCTGA
- the LOC121248214 gene encoding ultraviolet-B receptor UVR8, producing the protein MDINEIVDTTRPKNLPTKSAIYVWGYNQSGQTGRKGKECQLRIPKQLPPELFGCPAGVNSRWLDVACGREHTAAVASDGSLFTWGANGFGQLGDGTEEPRKHPKKVKQLQTEFVKSVSCGAHCTACITDTRETDGTISKSRLWVWGQNQGSNFPRLYWGAFTPNTIIRQVSCGAVHVVALSDDGLLQAWGYNEYGQLGRGVTCEGLQGARIINAYAKFLDEAPELVRITDVSCGEYHTAAISDKGEVYTWGLGNMGQLGHSSLQSGDKELLPRRVVALDGIFIKVVACGGVHTCAVTLKGALYAWGGGQVGQLGLGPQTGFFSCVPNESETFFRNIPIMVVPNGVQLIACGHSHTLISTRDGRIHGWGYNNYGQAANEKSTYAWYPSPVDWCVGEVRKIAAGGGHSAVLTDACSLKELCEFRLADGVTLLNASEIEDVASRTGSDALARLCEKLREHMLVGGDCEHEDDE; encoded by the exons AtggatattaatgaaattgttgaCACTACTCGACCCAAAAACCTCCCGACAAAGAGTGCAATTTATGTATGGGGCTATAATCAGTCCGGGCAGACGGGTAGGAAAGGCAAAGAGTGCCAGTTAAGGATCCCCAAGCAGCTTCCTCCCGAGCTTTTTGGGTGCCCGGCTGGTGTCAATTCGCGCTGGTTGGATGTTGCTTGTGGTCGTGAGCATACTGCGGCAGTGGCCTCTGATGGGTCACTTTTCACATGGG GGGCTAATGGCTTTGGTCAATTGGGAGATGGAACTGAGGAGCCAAGGAAGCACCCTAAGAAAGTTAAACAATTGCAGACAGAGTTTGTGAAATCTGTATCTTGTGGAGCACATTGTACTGCTTGTATAACTGACACTCGTGAAACTGATGGAACCATCTCAAAAAGTAGGCTCTGGGTTTGGGGCCAGAACCAG GGATCAAATTTTCCTCGCTTATATTGGGGGGCCTTTACTCCTAATACG ATTATCCGCCAAGTGTCGTGTGGGGCAGTGCATGTGGTGGCCTTATCAGACGATGGCCTACTACAAGCATGGG GTTACAATGAATATGGTCAGCTTGGCAGAGGTGTTACATGCGAAGGGCTACAGGGGGCTCGTATAATAAATGCTTATGCGAAGTTCCTTGATGAAGCTCCTGAGCTTGTAAGGATTACTGATGTGTCATGCGGGGAGTACCACACGGCAGCAATATCTGACAAAGGCGAGGT CTATACTTGGGGCCTAGGAAATATGGGGCAACTTGGGCATAGTTCTCTCCAGTCCGGGGATAAAGAACTATTGCCGAGGAGAGTGGTTGCCCTTGATGGAATATTCATAAAGGTTGTCGCATGCGGTGGTGTACATACATGTGCTGTGACTCTGAAGGGAGCTCTTTATGCTTGGGGTGGTGGTCAAGTAGGGCAATTGGGCCTTGGTCCCCAAACTGGATTCTTTTCATGCGTTCCTAATGAATCTGAGACATTTTTTCGCAATATCCCTATTATGGTTGTTCCAAATGGGGTGCAACTTATTGCATGTGGACATTCACACACACTTATTTCCACCAGGGATGGAAGAATTCATGGATGGGGTTACAATAATTATGGTCAGGCAGCTAACGAGAAATCTACATACGCTTGGTATCCATCACCTGTTGATTG GTGTGTTGGGGAAGTGCGAAAAATAGCAGCTGGTGGTGGTCATTCAGCTGTGTTGACTGATGCTTGTTCCTTAAAAGAGTTGTGTGAGTTTAGGCTTGCAGATGGTGTCACTCTATTAAATGCTTCTGAGATCGAGGATGTTGCTTCCAGAACAGGATCAGATGCTTTAGCACGTCTCTGTGAAAAACTGAG GGAACATATGCTTGTTGGTGGTGACTGTGAACACGAAGATGATGAGTGA